Proteins from a genomic interval of Bradyrhizobium sp. CCBAU 53340:
- the coaD gene encoding pantetheine-phosphate adenylyltransferase, with product MPRIAFYPGSFDPITNGHLDVVRHAVPLCDRLVVAIGVHPGKKPLFTSEERLKMLHDVCGPVAAQAGCALEATTFDDLSVTAARKHGATIMIRGLRDGTDLDYEMQLAGMNEAMAPEVHTVFLPASPMVRPIRATLVRQIAGMGGDVSTFVPPLVASLLKAKFA from the coding sequence ATGCCGCGCATTGCCTTTTACCCAGGTTCCTTCGACCCCATCACCAACGGCCATCTGGACGTGGTCCGGCATGCCGTCCCCCTGTGCGACAGGCTTGTTGTCGCGATCGGGGTCCATCCCGGCAAGAAGCCGCTGTTCACGTCCGAGGAGCGGTTGAAAATGCTGCACGACGTCTGCGGGCCGGTGGCGGCCCAGGCCGGCTGTGCACTGGAGGCCACCACCTTCGATGACCTTTCCGTGACTGCCGCCCGCAAGCACGGCGCGACGATCATGATTCGCGGTTTGCGCGACGGCACCGACCTCGACTACGAAATGCAGCTGGCCGGCATGAACGAGGCCATGGCGCCGGAGGTGCACACGGTCTTCCTGCCGGCGTCTCCCATGGTCCGCCCGATCAGGGCCACACTGGTGCGCCAGATCGCTGGCATGGGCGGCGATGTCTCGACCTTCGTGCCGCCGCTTGTTGCATCCCTGCTCAAGGCCAAATTCGCCTGA
- a CDS encoding potassium transporter Kup — MTMGALGVVYGDIGTSPLYALKEAAKAAAHGGTVTPEAVLGVASLILWALLLIISLKYAMLILRADNRGEGGIVALLALLHARHAQPGTWRAQLLVVGLVGAALLYGDGAITPAISVLSAIEGLKVDAPSLSPVVVPITIAILVGLFIMQKQGTGFIGRIFGPVMLGWFVVLAALGIHGIVKAPAVLAALSPLYAFDFLIHQDFHVSFAILGAAFLAVTGGEAMYADMGHFGRLPIRLAWFAICLPALVLNYFGQAALLITDPSMIENPFFQLCPDALHYLLVAFSAVATVIASQAIISGVFSLTQQSIQLGFLPRMQIRHTTSDAIGQIYVPLVNWLLAAATLGAVLSFGTSDALAGAYGIAVSLLMAITTLLAALVAIQWGFSPWLVVAVNGFFFVIDLIFFAANSIKLFEGGWFPLLLAGLVAFLMLTWRAGVKLVEAARARLRQPEEDLIETAVNQCKARLPGTAVYLASAPKGVPLALTQFVKHNRVLHERILLVTVLIEESPHIADEDRSEVIEIIPGITRVILHYGFMQNPTIYEGLALACRQGKLPGIDLSDITYYVGRETIIPREDIPGMWVWREGLFAFLQRNAERSAAFFGVPTKQVVEFGTELEI; from the coding sequence ATGACCATGGGCGCCCTCGGGGTGGTCTATGGCGATATCGGCACCAGCCCCCTCTATGCCCTGAAGGAAGCCGCCAAGGCAGCCGCCCACGGCGGTACCGTGACTCCGGAGGCTGTCCTGGGGGTTGCCTCGCTGATCCTCTGGGCACTGCTGCTCATCATCTCGCTGAAATATGCGATGCTGATCCTGCGCGCGGACAATCGCGGCGAAGGCGGCATCGTCGCGCTGCTGGCGCTGCTGCACGCGCGCCACGCCCAGCCCGGGACCTGGCGCGCGCAATTGCTCGTCGTCGGCCTCGTCGGCGCTGCGCTGCTCTATGGCGACGGCGCCATCACGCCAGCGATTTCGGTGCTCTCCGCCATCGAAGGCCTCAAGGTCGACGCCCCCTCACTCTCCCCGGTGGTCGTGCCCATCACCATCGCCATCCTGGTCGGCCTGTTCATCATGCAGAAGCAGGGTACCGGCTTCATCGGCCGCATCTTCGGCCCGGTGATGCTGGGCTGGTTCGTCGTGCTCGCCGCGCTCGGCATCCACGGTATCGTGAAGGCGCCGGCAGTGCTGGCTGCACTCAGCCCGCTCTATGCCTTCGATTTCCTGATCCACCAGGATTTCCATGTCTCCTTTGCCATCCTCGGCGCCGCCTTCCTCGCAGTGACCGGCGGCGAGGCCATGTATGCCGATATGGGCCATTTCGGCCGCCTGCCGATCCGGCTCGCCTGGTTCGCGATCTGCCTGCCGGCGCTGGTGCTGAACTATTTCGGCCAGGCCGCGCTTTTGATCACCGATCCCTCGATGATCGAGAATCCGTTCTTCCAGCTTTGCCCTGACGCCCTGCACTATTTGCTGGTCGCGTTCTCGGCGGTGGCGACCGTGATCGCATCGCAGGCGATCATCTCCGGCGTGTTCTCGCTGACCCAGCAATCGATCCAGCTCGGCTTCCTGCCGCGCATGCAGATCCGCCACACCACGAGCGATGCGATCGGCCAGATCTACGTGCCGCTGGTGAACTGGCTGCTCGCCGCAGCGACCCTCGGCGCCGTGCTGAGCTTCGGCACCTCGGACGCGCTCGCCGGTGCCTATGGCATCGCTGTGTCGCTCTTGATGGCGATCACCACGCTGCTCGCCGCCCTCGTCGCGATCCAATGGGGCTTCTCGCCCTGGCTCGTGGTGGCCGTGAACGGCTTCTTCTTCGTGATCGACCTGATCTTCTTCGCGGCCAACTCGATCAAGCTGTTCGAGGGCGGCTGGTTTCCGCTGCTGCTCGCCGGCCTCGTCGCCTTCCTGATGCTGACCTGGCGCGCCGGCGTGAAGCTGGTCGAGGCGGCGCGGGCAAGGCTGCGCCAGCCCGAGGAAGATCTGATCGAGACTGCGGTCAACCAGTGTAAGGCTAGGCTGCCCGGGACAGCCGTATACCTGGCCTCGGCGCCGAAAGGTGTGCCGCTCGCGCTGACGCAATTCGTCAAACACAACCGCGTGCTGCACGAACGAATCCTCCTCGTCACAGTGCTGATCGAAGAATCCCCGCACATCGCTGACGAGGACCGCTCCGAGGTGATCGAGATCATTCCCGGCATCACCCGCGTGATCCTGCATTACGGCTTCATGCAGAACCCGACGATCTATGAGGGACTCGCGCTCGCCTGTCGCCAGGGCAAGCTGCCCGGCATCGACCTCTCCGATATCACCTACTATGTCGGCCGCGAGACCATCATCCCGCGCGAGGACATTCCGGGCATGTGGGTCTGGCGCGAAGGCCTGTTCGCCTTCCTCCAGCGCAACGCCGAGCGGTCGGCCGCATTCTTCGGCGTGCCGACCAAGCAGGTGGTGGAGTTCGGCACGGAGCTGGAGATTTAG
- a CDS encoding peptidylprolyl isomerase, giving the protein MNRRFAILATMLVALIGAVPVMAQQLPANLDKANALVIDTTKGRIVIKLRTDLAPQHAERLKQLAREGFYNNVPFHRVMDGFMAQTGDGQNGNGTGGSKYPNLKQEFSKVHFARGIVGMARRGDSVDTANSQFFIMFADGGGLDGQYTVVGEVVQGMDVVDKLKKAPAGSPSGTVTDPDKMVKVQVASDIK; this is encoded by the coding sequence ATGAACCGTCGTTTCGCAATTCTTGCCACGATGTTGGTCGCACTCATTGGCGCAGTGCCGGTAATGGCGCAGCAGCTGCCGGCCAATCTCGACAAGGCCAATGCGCTCGTCATCGACACCACCAAGGGCCGCATCGTCATCAAGCTCCGGACCGACCTGGCGCCGCAGCACGCCGAGCGCCTCAAGCAGCTTGCGCGCGAGGGCTTCTACAACAACGTGCCGTTCCACCGCGTGATGGACGGCTTCATGGCCCAGACCGGCGACGGCCAGAACGGCAACGGCACCGGCGGCTCGAAATATCCGAACCTGAAGCAGGAGTTCTCCAAGGTTCACTTCGCCCGCGGCATCGTCGGCATGGCCCGGCGCGGCGACAGCGTCGACACCGCCAACTCGCAGTTCTTCATCATGTTCGCCGACGGTGGCGGGCTCGACGGCCAGTACACCGTGGTCGGCGAGGTCGTGCAGGGCATGGACGTGGTCGACAAGCTGAAGAAGGCGCCGGCGGGTTCGCCGAGCGGCACCGTCACCGATCCCGACAAGATGGTGAAGGTGCAGGTCGCCTCCGACATCAAGTAG